In Meiothermus ruber DSM 1279, the following proteins share a genomic window:
- the gyrA gene encoding DNA gyrase subunit A — MSQVLPVEITDEVKQSFINYAMSVIVDRALPDVRDGLKPVQRRILYGAYQDGVLPSRKHVKCAKIVGEVMGKFHPHGDAAIYDTLVRLAQPWNLRYPLIDGQGNFGSVDGDPPAAQRYTEARLSNIGLELLQDLDKETVPFVPNYDGTQEQPEVLPAALPNLLVNGSAGIAVGMATSLPPHNLGEVVDALVLMIDNPEVTLEEVMKVLPGPDFPTGAKLSRRGIKEAYATGRGSLKVRARVRNEDKNGRAMLVFTEIPYQVNKADLIAQIASLVRNKVIDEIAALRDESDRQGMRIAVELKRGANPQVVLNKLYKHSRLQTSFTVNLLAIVKGEPKVLTLLELMRHYLDHRGLVVRKRTEYELRKARERAHVLEGLLIALDHIDEVIALIRGSQDAAEARAGLMGRFSLTEVQAQAILDMRLQRLVGLERDKLQAEYRELMEEIGRLEAILGDEKRLWRVVRDELLAIKDKYGDQRRTQITEFEEGFSLEDLIEDEPMVITLTSQGFVKRTPLEAYRAQGRGGMGAQAGKTKEEDEAISVFVASMHDTLLIFTNRGRVYGEKVHELPEASRQARGTHIVSLLPLQEGEEVAALLNVRDLTQEGYFVFATKNGLIKKTEIKEYQNLSSAGLIAINLLENDALVGVAIAQEGDQVMLATQSGQAIRFELSDVRATGRASQGVTGIRFKEGRDDRVVSLVILPKGEESEVLAVGSHGYGKRTPISEYPLQGRGGMGVITFNTNEKVGQLAALMRVQGNEDLLVLSRRGNAIRTKVSSIAQYGRATSGVRVMNLSDKDEIASAFVIAPQD, encoded by the coding sequence GCTTTATCAACTACGCGATGTCGGTCATCGTCGACCGGGCCCTGCCCGATGTGCGCGATGGCCTCAAGCCGGTACAGCGGCGCATCCTCTACGGGGCTTACCAGGACGGCGTGCTGCCCAGCCGCAAACACGTCAAATGCGCCAAGATTGTGGGCGAGGTGATGGGTAAGTTCCACCCCCATGGCGACGCCGCCATCTACGACACCCTGGTGCGCCTGGCCCAGCCCTGGAACCTGCGTTACCCACTCATTGACGGGCAGGGCAACTTCGGCTCGGTGGACGGCGACCCCCCGGCGGCCCAGCGCTACACCGAGGCCCGGCTCTCCAACATCGGCCTCGAGCTCCTGCAGGATCTCGACAAAGAAACCGTGCCCTTCGTACCCAACTACGACGGCACCCAGGAGCAGCCCGAGGTGCTCCCGGCCGCCCTGCCCAACCTGCTGGTCAACGGCTCGGCGGGGATTGCCGTGGGCATGGCCACCAGCCTCCCACCCCACAACCTGGGCGAGGTAGTGGACGCTTTGGTGCTGATGATTGACAACCCCGAGGTTACCCTCGAGGAGGTCATGAAGGTGCTGCCCGGCCCCGACTTTCCCACGGGGGCCAAGCTCTCGCGCCGGGGTATCAAGGAGGCCTACGCCACCGGGCGCGGCAGCCTCAAGGTGCGGGCCCGGGTGCGCAACGAAGACAAAAACGGCCGGGCCATGCTGGTCTTTACCGAGATTCCCTACCAGGTCAACAAGGCCGATCTGATCGCCCAGATCGCCTCACTGGTGCGCAACAAGGTGATCGACGAGATCGCGGCCCTGCGCGACGAGTCGGATCGCCAGGGGATGCGCATCGCGGTGGAGCTCAAGCGCGGGGCCAACCCCCAGGTGGTGCTCAACAAGCTCTACAAACACTCCCGCCTGCAAACCAGCTTCACCGTGAACCTGCTGGCGATTGTCAAGGGCGAGCCCAAGGTGCTCACCCTGCTGGAGCTCATGCGCCACTACCTCGACCACCGGGGCCTGGTGGTGCGCAAGCGCACCGAGTACGAGCTGCGCAAGGCCAGGGAGCGGGCCCACGTGCTCGAGGGGCTCCTGATTGCCCTCGACCACATCGACGAGGTGATCGCCCTGATCCGCGGCTCGCAGGATGCCGCCGAAGCCCGCGCCGGGCTGATGGGCCGCTTTAGCCTGACCGAGGTGCAGGCCCAGGCCATCCTGGACATGCGTTTGCAGCGGCTGGTGGGCCTCGAGCGCGACAAACTACAGGCCGAGTACCGCGAGCTAATGGAGGAGATTGGCCGCCTCGAGGCCATCCTGGGCGACGAAAAACGGCTTTGGCGGGTGGTTAGGGACGAATTGCTGGCCATAAAGGACAAATACGGCGACCAGCGGCGCACCCAGATCACCGAGTTTGAGGAAGGCTTCAGCCTCGAGGATCTGATTGAGGACGAGCCGATGGTCATCACCCTGACCAGCCAGGGCTTCGTCAAACGCACCCCGCTCGAGGCCTACCGGGCCCAGGGCCGCGGCGGCATGGGAGCCCAGGCCGGCAAAACCAAGGAAGAAGACGAGGCCATCTCGGTGTTTGTGGCCTCGATGCACGACACCCTGCTGATCTTCACCAACCGCGGCCGGGTCTACGGCGAGAAGGTTCACGAGCTGCCCGAGGCCAGCCGGCAGGCTCGAGGCACCCACATCGTGAGCCTGCTGCCCTTGCAAGAGGGCGAGGAGGTTGCGGCCCTGCTCAACGTGCGCGACCTGACCCAGGAAGGCTACTTTGTGTTTGCCACCAAAAACGGCCTTATCAAGAAAACCGAGATTAAGGAGTACCAGAACCTCAGCAGCGCCGGCCTGATTGCCATCAATCTGCTAGAAAACGATGCCCTGGTGGGGGTGGCCATTGCCCAGGAAGGCGACCAGGTCATGCTCGCAACCCAGAGCGGCCAGGCCATCCGCTTCGAACTCTCGGACGTGCGGGCCACTGGACGGGCCAGCCAGGGCGTGACCGGCATCCGCTTCAAAGAAGGCCGCGACGACCGGGTGGTCTCGCTGGTGATTCTGCCCAAAGGCGAGGAGAGCGAGGTGCTGGCAGTGGGCAGCCATGGCTATGGCAAGCGCACCCCCATCTCCGAGTACCCCCTGCAGGGCCGGGGCGGCATGGGGGTGATCACCTTCAACACCAACGAAAAGGTGGGCCAGTTAGCGGCCCTGATGCGCGTACAGGGGAACGAAGACCTGCTGGTGCTCTCGCGGCGGGGCAACGCCATCCGCACCAAGGTCTCCAGCATCGCCCAGTACGGGCGGGCCACCAGTGGGGTCAGGGTGATGAACCTGAGCGATAAGGACGAGATCGCCTCGGCTTTTGTGATTGCGCCGCAGGATTAG